One Ignavibacteria bacterium genomic window carries:
- the mnmG gene encoding tRNA uridine-5-carboxymethylaminomethyl(34) synthesis enzyme MnmG: protein MAKKYFDIIVIGAGHAGVEASYACAKMGFSVGLVTMDLNAIGRMSCNPAIGGTAKGHLVREIDALGGVMGILADKTGIQFKMLNRSKGPAVWSPRCQSDKDLYSLEAAKLIRKTDGITLVQDMVQELVVQEVKWRGGEVVKNQMRNGEESNVKSWSGEVVNEKSVNGISEEELLSGYKYKIKGIKTSLGYEIECKSVIITSGTFLNAIMHTGQSQTAGGRLGEKSATGLSECLLGMGFETGRLKTGTPPRLDINTIDFSKTEVQPGDDDPKPFSYRTDKKNFPEKKQIDCFITYTNEATHDILRTGFEESPMFTGRIKGIGPRYCPSIEDKISRFSEKPRHHIFLEPETLNGETIYMNGFSTSLPVDVQQKAARTIPGLENVKLVKQGYAVEYDFFPTHQTKLTLETKIVEGLYLAGQINGTSGYEEAAAQGFIAGVNAALKLKDKEPFILKRSEGYIGVLIDDLINKCPEEPYRMFTSSAEYRLILRQDNADLRLMQKGYELGLIDKEMIDKLDEKKELINEALVYLNSNTLVPSQANEFLKSINSSEISQGEFIANLVKRNDVKTKELFSIDAFKENKLIQEVLSNEEVLEQIDIDIKYSGYIKRQHEIVDTFNKNEDLTIPDDFKYEKLKSISAEAMEKLKKVRPRSIGQAMRISGVRPSDISALMIYMRG, encoded by the coding sequence ATGGCGAAGAAATATTTTGATATAATTGTTATCGGGGCAGGGCATGCCGGAGTTGAGGCGTCGTATGCTTGCGCTAAGATGGGGTTTTCGGTCGGGCTTGTGACGATGGATTTGAATGCAATCGGGCGAATGAGCTGTAACCCTGCAATCGGCGGAACAGCAAAGGGACACCTGGTTCGTGAGATTGATGCGCTTGGCGGGGTGATGGGAATTCTTGCGGACAAAACGGGCATTCAATTTAAAATGTTGAACCGCTCGAAAGGTCCTGCAGTATGGTCGCCGAGATGTCAATCGGATAAAGATTTGTATTCACTCGAGGCGGCGAAGCTGATTCGTAAAACAGACGGCATCACTCTTGTTCAGGATATGGTTCAGGAGCTGGTAGTTCAAGAGGTGAAGTGGCGAGGTGGTGAAGTGGTGAAGAATCAAATGCGAAATGGTGAAGAGTCAAATGTGAAGTCGTGGAGTGGCGAAGTGGTGAATGAAAAGAGTGTGAATGGTATCAGTGAAGAAGAATTGTTGTCCGGTTATAAATATAAGATTAAGGGAATAAAGACTTCGCTGGGTTATGAGATTGAGTGTAAGTCGGTGATAATTACGTCGGGGACTTTTTTGAATGCGATAATGCATACGGGACAATCGCAAACAGCAGGCGGTAGATTGGGAGAAAAATCTGCAACGGGTCTCTCGGAATGTTTGCTCGGAATGGGATTTGAGACAGGCCGATTGAAGACGGGCACTCCCCCACGGTTGGATATTAACACGATTGATTTTTCAAAGACGGAAGTTCAGCCCGGTGATGATGACCCAAAACCGTTTTCATACAGAACGGACAAGAAAAATTTTCCCGAGAAAAAACAGATCGATTGTTTCATTACATATACTAACGAAGCGACGCATGATATTTTGCGAACGGGTTTTGAAGAGTCGCCGATGTTCACGGGCAGAATAAAAGGCATTGGTCCGCGTTACTGTCCTTCCATCGAAGATAAGATTTCAAGATTTTCGGAAAAGCCGAGACATCATATTTTTTTAGAGCCGGAGACATTGAACGGCGAGACGATTTACATGAATGGATTTTCTACGAGTCTGCCGGTTGACGTTCAGCAAAAAGCAGCGCGAACAATTCCGGGACTTGAGAATGTTAAGCTCGTGAAGCAGGGTTATGCGGTTGAATATGATTTTTTTCCGACTCATCAAACAAAGCTTACACTCGAGACGAAAATTGTCGAGGGGTTATATCTCGCGGGACAGATAAACGGGACGTCGGGTTATGAAGAAGCAGCGGCGCAGGGATTTATTGCAGGTGTAAATGCTGCGTTGAAGCTGAAGGACAAAGAGCCGTTTATATTGAAGCGAAGCGAGGGATATATCGGTGTGCTGATTGATGATTTGATTAACAAATGTCCTGAAGAGCCGTATAGAATGTTTACTTCAAGCGCAGAATATCGTTTGATATTAAGACAGGATAATGCCGATTTGCGACTGATGCAAAAAGGTTATGAGCTCGGATTGATTGATAAGGAAATGATTGACAAGCTTGATGAAAAGAAAGAGCTGATTAACGAGGCGCTGGTTTATTTAAATTCGAATACGCTTGTGCCTTCGCAGGCGAATGAATTTTTGAAATCGATTAACTCGTCGGAGATTTCGCAAGGGGAGTTCATTGCAAATCTTGTGAAGCGCAATGACGTGAAAACAAAAGAGCTTTTCAGCATCGATGCGTTTAAGGAAAATAAATTGATTCAGGAAGTTCTGAGTAACGAGGAAGTGCTCGAGCAGATTGACATCGACATAAAATACAGCGGGTACATAAAGCGCCAGCATGAAATTGTAGATACGTTTAACAAGAATGAAGACCTGACGATTCCTGATGATTTTAAATACGAGAAGCTGAAATCGATTTCTGCGGAGGCGATGGAGAAGCTGAAGAAAGTTCGTCCGCGCTCGATAGGGCAGGCGATGCGAATTTCGGGAGTACGTCCATCAGATATTTCGGCGTTGATGATATATATGAGAGGGTGA
- a CDS encoding MBL fold metallo-hydrolase, which produces MQNNLIFKVLGGGNEIGANSFLFSYGKDNFVMDCGLHPRKKGREIFPNYEIIKDMTVQNLMITHAHNDHIGALPYFLNLFPYANIYMTKPTHSIAEITLANTAFLMEREFEDEWDKSQIKYYTEETLNLIPMIIKQRDYNEKTSLNEQVNFQFTDAGHLLGSAGVLLNVENKRVFFTGDINFRSQKLIPKAELPKHKIDVLITETTNGLAATMPDYDREQERLAQFINKITNRGGSVLIPVFALGKASEMLARIDEMMMKNKIPHVPVYFSSLAKALNNVYDDFNYTVRRTKQGFKLSDIDVQILKREDIQRGEFYKKPGIILATSGMVIEGTYSYKIAKNFLRNRNFGIAMCGYCDPETPGYHIKNAEKFEIIYLDKYGVDTAEVLCHIENFSFSSHSTKEGIMHMVETLDPELIVLVHGDEPAIDSVGKEIVEKFPNKRVLAPEKYKDYQLL; this is translated from the coding sequence ATGCAAAATAATCTCATTTTTAAGGTTTTGGGTGGTGGAAATGAAATCGGGGCGAACTCGTTTTTGTTTTCTTATGGCAAGGACAATTTTGTTATGGATTGCGGTCTGCATCCTCGCAAAAAAGGGCGAGAGATTTTTCCGAACTATGAGATTATAAAAGACATGACCGTTCAGAATTTAATGATAACTCATGCGCATAATGACCATATCGGGGCACTGCCGTATTTCCTGAACCTGTTTCCGTATGCGAACATTTACATGACCAAGCCGACGCATTCGATTGCTGAGATTACTCTGGCGAATACTGCATTTTTGATGGAGAGGGAATTCGAGGATGAATGGGACAAATCGCAGATTAAGTATTACACCGAAGAGACTTTGAACCTGATTCCGATGATTATCAAGCAGCGGGATTACAACGAGAAAACAAGTTTGAATGAACAGGTTAATTTTCAATTTACCGATGCAGGACACTTGCTTGGCTCGGCGGGTGTGCTGTTGAACGTTGAAAACAAGCGGGTTTTCTTTACAGGGGACATCAACTTCCGCAGCCAGAAGCTCATTCCAAAAGCAGAGCTTCCGAAGCATAAGATTGACGTTTTGATTACCGAAACCACCAACGGATTAGCGGCTACAATGCCTGATTATGATCGTGAGCAGGAACGTTTGGCTCAGTTCATTAATAAGATAACCAACAGAGGCGGGTCGGTTTTGATACCGGTTTTTGCGCTCGGGAAGGCATCGGAAATGCTCGCACGTATCGATGAAATGATGATGAAGAATAAGATTCCGCACGTTCCGGTTTATTTCAGCTCGCTTGCAAAAGCGTTAAATAACGTTTATGATGACTTTAATTATACCGTTCGGCGAACCAAGCAGGGTTTCAAATTAAGCGACATTGACGTTCAGATTCTAAAGCGGGAGGACATCCAAAGGGGAGAGTTTTATAAGAAGCCGGGGATTATCCTGGCGACGAGCGGAATGGTTATTGAGGGGACATACTCTTACAAGATTGCCAAGAACTTTCTGCGCAACCGCAATTTTGGAATTGCGATGTGCGGGTATTGCGATCCTGAAACACCAGGGTACCACATTAAGAACGCCGAGAAGTTCGAGATAATTTACCTGGACAAATACGGTGTCGATACCGCGGAGGTTTTGTGCCACATCGAAAACTTCAGCTTCTCGTCGCACTCGACTAAGGAGGGAATTATGCACATGGTCGAAACACTTGACCCCGAGCTTATCGTGTTGGTTCATGGTGATGAGCCGGCGATTGATTCCGTCGGCAAGGAGATAGTGGAAAAATTTCCGAACAAACGCGTTCTCGCACCTGAGAAGTATAAAGATTATCAGTTATTATAA